One region of Flavobacterium sp. GSB-24 genomic DNA includes:
- a CDS encoding glycosyl hydrolase, protein MFQKKHLFFILLLASFVSAQEVHKKEISFQPTIESSKPWVYWYWMKSAYSKAGITADLEAMKQAGIAGAYLMTIKGPANPPLIDPPVLQLSPEFWDMIHWAFKEADRLGLKLAFHGADGFAVAGGPWITPEMSMQKVVWSTTEILGGKKVTSKLPVPEHYKDYYKDIAIFALPIKEYQITSQMQLPKVTTSNSTDASFLADPKKDENFKFAEKGWIQYEFAQPFTCKSIVIETKGRDFQAQRLIVEVSDDGINFRFHERMTPPRHGWQDMDFSNTHAIASVTAKYFRFVYDPTGTEPGAEDLDFAKWKQNLKVSKITLSNQSLINNYEGKSGAIWRLTPQTTDKQIPNSESFKKSEVINISNFVDADGNLNWKAPKGKWKIIRMGHTSTGHENATGGAGKGLEVDKFNPELIRFQLDHWFGEAVRAAAPELTSKVLEILHFDSWECGSQNWSSVFQAEFKKRRGYDLVDYLPVMAGIPIESADFSEKVLYDIRKTIADLVADNFYGTVAQIAKENDVKLSSENVAPTMMSDALLHYKYVDYPGGEFWLKSPTHDKPFDMVDAISGGHIYGKDIIQAESFTALRMDWDEHPGNLKTTADRNYALGINRLFYHVFVHNPWTDKKPGMTLDDIGTFFQRDQTWWKPGKAWFEYCQRVQFQLQKGKPVIDLAVFIGEDFPSRSFVPDRLVPFIPNVFGAARLESEKIRLENEGQPTAKMPREVTYSKNITDLSQWINPLNGYQYDSFNADVLINRAKVVNGKISFDGGIEYGALFFPGSHKMAPNRILSLASAEKILQLIKDGAKIFVDEKPNILPGIQSETDQKKWQNVIDEIWNNANSSTWKIGKGTIIKLPYLGNDFASIGITQDIYFPNFNRADSETIAWAHRKSDTEDVYFISNQKGEKRTFDASFRIAGKVPQWYNPVTDKISELTNWKIENGRTIVSIILEANESGFVIFKEETKEVLVQTKFSEFEKVQTLDENWELQFDPAFKGPKEIIKINKLFDWSTSENDQIKYYSGTVSYKKDFIWKGKTSDKIWLDLGEISNIAEISINGKDCGTLWTFPFKTDISKALQKGKNTIEIKITNTWANRLIGDQKLPKEERLTWTTAPFRLEGEPLLRAGLLGPVMILKEK, encoded by the coding sequence ATGTTTCAAAAAAAACACCTCTTTTTTATCCTCCTTTTGGCAAGCTTCGTCTCAGCACAGGAAGTCCATAAAAAAGAAATATCATTTCAGCCAACGATCGAATCCTCAAAACCTTGGGTATATTGGTATTGGATGAAATCGGCTTATTCTAAAGCAGGAATCACAGCCGATTTAGAAGCGATGAAACAAGCAGGAATTGCGGGGGCTTATTTAATGACTATTAAAGGACCAGCAAATCCGCCATTAATAGATCCGCCGGTTTTACAGCTGAGTCCTGAATTTTGGGATATGATTCATTGGGCTTTTAAAGAAGCAGATCGTTTAGGTTTGAAATTGGCTTTTCACGGAGCAGACGGATTTGCCGTTGCAGGAGGGCCGTGGATTACACCAGAAATGTCGATGCAGAAAGTTGTCTGGTCAACTACAGAAATCTTAGGAGGTAAAAAGGTGACTTCAAAACTGCCAGTTCCAGAACATTACAAAGACTATTATAAAGACATTGCAATTTTTGCACTTCCGATTAAAGAATATCAAATTACTTCGCAGATGCAACTGCCAAAAGTAACGACATCAAACAGTACCGATGCTTCGTTTTTGGCTGATCCTAAAAAAGATGAAAATTTCAAGTTTGCAGAAAAAGGATGGATTCAATACGAATTTGCACAGCCATTTACCTGTAAATCTATTGTTATAGAAACCAAAGGAAGAGATTTTCAGGCACAGCGTCTGATTGTGGAAGTGAGTGATGACGGCATAAATTTTAGATTTCATGAAAGAATGACTCCGCCACGTCACGGCTGGCAGGACATGGATTTTTCTAACACACATGCTATTGCGTCTGTTACGGCAAAATATTTCAGATTTGTTTATGATCCAACTGGAACAGAACCGGGAGCAGAAGATTTGGATTTTGCTAAATGGAAGCAAAATCTGAAAGTGAGTAAAATAACACTTTCGAATCAGTCATTAATAAATAATTACGAAGGAAAATCAGGCGCAATTTGGCGTTTGACTCCGCAGACTACAGACAAACAGATTCCGAATTCGGAGTCATTTAAAAAATCGGAAGTTATTAATATTTCCAATTTTGTTGATGCTGATGGAAATCTGAACTGGAAAGCGCCAAAGGGAAAATGGAAAATTATCCGAATGGGACACACTTCGACAGGACATGAAAACGCAACTGGCGGAGCAGGAAAAGGATTGGAAGTAGATAAATTTAATCCCGAATTAATTCGTTTTCAGCTAGATCATTGGTTTGGTGAAGCGGTTCGTGCGGCTGCTCCTGAACTGACTTCAAAAGTTCTGGAAATCCTTCATTTTGACAGCTGGGAATGTGGAAGCCAAAACTGGTCTTCGGTTTTTCAGGCTGAGTTTAAAAAGAGACGTGGTTATGATCTTGTAGATTATCTTCCAGTTATGGCGGGAATCCCGATAGAAAGTGCCGATTTCTCAGAGAAAGTTTTATACGATATTAGAAAAACAATTGCCGATTTAGTAGCCGATAATTTCTACGGAACTGTTGCTCAGATTGCAAAAGAAAATGATGTTAAGTTAAGTTCAGAAAACGTTGCGCCAACAATGATGAGTGATGCTTTGCTGCATTATAAATATGTCGATTATCCAGGTGGTGAATTTTGGCTGAAAAGCCCAACACACGATAAACCTTTTGATATGGTAGATGCCATTTCGGGTGGACATATTTACGGTAAAGATATTATTCAGGCAGAATCTTTTACAGCTTTGCGAATGGATTGGGACGAACATCCGGGAAATCTGAAAACAACTGCAGACCGCAATTATGCTTTAGGAATCAACCGTTTGTTTTACCACGTTTTTGTTCATAATCCGTGGACAGACAAAAAACCGGGAATGACTTTAGATGACATTGGAACTTTTTTCCAAAGAGACCAAACTTGGTGGAAACCTGGAAAGGCTTGGTTTGAGTATTGTCAAAGAGTGCAGTTTCAGTTGCAGAAAGGAAAACCTGTGATTGATCTTGCAGTTTTTATTGGCGAAGATTTTCCTTCACGTTCTTTTGTGCCGGATCGTTTGGTGCCTTTTATTCCAAATGTGTTTGGTGCAGCAAGACTGGAAAGCGAGAAAATCCGTTTAGAAAATGAGGGTCAGCCAACGGCTAAAATGCCAAGAGAGGTTACCTATTCTAAAAATATTACCGATTTATCACAATGGATTAATCCGTTAAATGGCTATCAATATGATTCTTTCAACGCCGATGTTTTAATTAATCGTGCAAAAGTGGTAAACGGAAAAATTTCTTTTGATGGTGGAATTGAATACGGAGCTTTATTCTTTCCGGGAAGTCACAAAATGGCACCAAACAGAATTTTGTCTTTAGCTTCTGCTGAAAAAATATTGCAATTGATAAAAGACGGAGCTAAAATTTTTGTGGATGAAAAACCAAATATTCTACCAGGAATCCAATCAGAAACAGACCAAAAGAAATGGCAGAATGTAATTGATGAAATCTGGAATAATGCTAATTCATCAACATGGAAAATCGGAAAAGGAACGATTATCAAATTACCATATTTAGGAAATGATTTTGCTTCCATCGGAATTACACAAGACATCTATTTTCCAAATTTCAACAGAGCAGATTCAGAAACAATTGCATGGGCACATCGCAAATCGGATACTGAAGACGTTTACTTTATTTCTAATCAAAAAGGAGAAAAAAGAACATTTGATGCGTCGTTTAGAATAGCTGGAAAAGTTCCGCAATGGTACAATCCTGTTACCGATAAAATTTCGGAATTAACCAATTGGAAAATCGAAAATGGTAGAACAATTGTTTCAATAATTTTAGAGGCTAACGAATCTGGTTTTGTGATTTTTAAAGAAGAAACGAAAGAAGTTTTAGTTCAAACAAAATTTTCTGAATTTGAAAAAGTGCAGACTTTAGATGAAAATTGGGAACTTCAATTTGATCCAGCATTTAAAGGGCCAAAAGAAATAATTAAAATCAATAAACTTTTTGATTGGAGCACTTCTGAAAATGATCAGATTAAGTATTATTCAGGAACTGTCAGCTATAAAAAAGATTTTATTTGGAAAGGAAAAACTTCAGATAAAATCTGGTTAGATTTAGGTGAAATTTCTAATATCGCCGAGATTTCAATCAACGGAAAAGATTGTGGAACATTATGGACTTTCCCTTTCAAAACTGATATTTCAAAAGCTTTACAAAAAGGAAAAAATACAATCGAAATTAAAATCACAAATACTTGGGCAAATAGATTAATTGGCGATCAAAAATTGCCAAAAGAAGAGAGATTGACATGGACAACAGCGCCATTTCGTTTAGAAGGAGAACCGTTGTTGAGAGCGGGATTATTGGGTCCAGTTATGATTTTGAAAGAAAAATAA
- a CDS encoding glycoside hydrolase family 2 TIM barrel-domain containing protein — translation MFKSNYIQQFFNFRLLTFDFLTVILLLISYTTHAQSVTGEPAGVPELHKKYQFAPWEDPTVTSINRQPSRATAYSYTSVEDALKGDRTKSRIQMLNGDWDFKYAVNLKEASKDFYKSTVSGWDKIEVPSNWEMKGYDNPIYKSAVYPFRPINPPYIPKDYNGIGSYQRSFTVPANWKDMTVTLHFGAVSSGFQVWLNGEFLGYGEDSFLPSEFDITPYLKEGENIVSVQVIRWADGSYLEDQDHWRMSGIQREVFIMAEPKLRIQDFFVQTKLDKQYTDAIFKLRPKVENLTGEKVKDYTMNVQLYDTNNQAVFKEPLQRPVIDLINESYPRLDNVRFGFFQETIKNPKKWSSEEPNLYTMVISIKDKNGTITEAKSCKVGFRSIEFSKENGKMLINGKETYVYGVNRHDHHPTRGKAVTREDIKQDITTIKKFNFNFIRTSHYPNDPYFYELCDQYGIMVMDEANQETHGIGGKLSNDPLWTNAYMERMIRMVERDKNHPSVVMWSLGNEGGKGPNHAAMSGWVHDFDITRPVHYEPAQGNAKLDGYIDPLDPGYPKTIDHAYRFENPQDDSYVDMVSRFYPGVFTPKFLVDQKKDTRPIIFVEYSHAMGNSVGNLKELWDEFRSLPRVIGGCIWEFKDQGLVKFDSRSGQNYFAHGGDFGEKYHDGNFNTKGIVDSNGKPKGSIFENKWVYQPAVSTLNGNQLEIKNRQAVKSLEDYIPVLKVLENGNVIKTQILKPFKVEAGQSTTLDISSYLPKMKADAEYILNIEFQLSKEELWASKGYAVAEDQFVLQKKEAVSPETKKEALNVSESDSDFKIKGKNFDININKGNGALSSYIFNGEEQVFAPLLPNFVRPLTDNDKRGWKSQKLLKQWYKAKPKLVNITIDKSASEIKITSDYEIIKDSASVNVVYNILPNGLIKVDYSLKASNKLPNIPKIGMQMGVQRKFDQISWYGKGELENYSDRSFGSFVGKYSLPINDFIEHYPKPQENGNRCDVRWMALTTPQKNNGFLVVNDTKVLSMSAWPYTQENLSSAGHTYDLKDPGFLTLNIDLMQMGVGGNDSWTIVAQPIEQYQIKSGDYQYSFYLTPFSGSKNELENSLKKFKY, via the coding sequence ATGTTTAAATCAAATTATATTCAGCAATTTTTCAACTTTCGACTTTTGACTTTCGACTTTTTGACTGTAATCTTACTTCTAATATCTTACACAACTCACGCCCAATCCGTTACAGGAGAACCGGCGGGAGTTCCTGAATTGCATAAAAAATACCAATTTGCACCTTGGGAAGATCCAACGGTTACGAGCATCAACAGACAGCCTTCGAGAGCAACTGCTTATTCGTATACCTCTGTTGAAGACGCTCTAAAAGGCGACAGAACCAAAAGCCGAATCCAGATGCTGAATGGCGATTGGGATTTTAAATATGCCGTAAACCTGAAAGAAGCTTCAAAAGATTTCTATAAAAGTACCGTTTCAGGCTGGGATAAAATCGAAGTGCCCTCCAATTGGGAAATGAAAGGATATGATAACCCAATTTACAAAAGTGCCGTTTATCCGTTTCGACCAATAAATCCGCCTTATATTCCTAAAGATTATAACGGAATTGGTTCTTACCAACGCAGTTTTACCGTTCCGGCAAACTGGAAAGACATGACAGTTACATTGCATTTTGGAGCTGTAAGTTCTGGTTTTCAGGTTTGGTTAAACGGAGAATTTTTAGGGTATGGAGAAGACAGTTTTCTGCCATCAGAATTTGATATTACGCCTTATTTAAAAGAAGGAGAAAATATCGTTTCTGTTCAGGTAATTCGTTGGGCAGATGGTTCTTATCTGGAAGATCAGGATCACTGGCGCATGAGCGGAATCCAGCGTGAAGTTTTCATTATGGCAGAGCCGAAATTACGCATTCAGGATTTCTTTGTTCAAACCAAATTAGACAAACAATATACCGATGCGATTTTCAAACTGCGTCCAAAAGTGGAGAATCTTACAGGAGAAAAAGTCAAAGATTACACGATGAATGTTCAATTGTACGATACTAATAACCAGGCAGTTTTCAAAGAACCGCTTCAGAGACCCGTAATCGATTTAATCAACGAAAGTTATCCTCGTCTTGATAATGTTCGTTTTGGATTCTTTCAGGAAACCATCAAAAATCCGAAAAAATGGAGTTCAGAAGAACCGAATTTATATACGATGGTCATTTCCATCAAAGATAAAAACGGCACTATTACCGAAGCCAAAAGCTGTAAAGTAGGCTTCCGTTCGATTGAATTTTCAAAAGAAAACGGTAAAATGCTCATCAACGGAAAAGAAACTTATGTATATGGCGTAAACCGTCACGATCATCATCCAACAAGAGGAAAAGCCGTTACGAGAGAAGATATCAAACAAGATATTACCACGATTAAAAAGTTCAATTTCAATTTTATACGTACAAGCCATTACCCAAACGATCCTTATTTTTATGAATTATGCGATCAGTATGGAATCATGGTTATGGACGAAGCCAATCAGGAAACACACGGAATTGGCGGTAAATTAAGCAACGATCCGCTTTGGACAAATGCTTATATGGAACGTATGATTAGAATGGTCGAAAGAGATAAAAATCATCCGTCAGTCGTGATGTGGAGTTTAGGTAACGAAGGCGGAAAAGGGCCAAATCACGCGGCTATGTCGGGCTGGGTTCACGATTTCGACATTACGCGTCCCGTACATTACGAACCAGCGCAGGGAAATGCAAAATTAGACGGTTACATCGATCCGCTGGATCCAGGATATCCTAAAACAATCGATCACGCTTACCGATTCGAAAATCCGCAGGATGATTCGTATGTTGATATGGTCAGCCGTTTTTATCCGGGCGTTTTCACTCCGAAATTTTTAGTTGATCAAAAGAAAGATACTCGACCAATTATTTTCGTTGAATATTCTCATGCAATGGGAAATTCAGTTGGAAATTTAAAAGAATTATGGGATGAATTCCGTTCGCTTCCAAGAGTTATCGGCGGTTGCATCTGGGAATTTAAAGATCAGGGATTGGTGAAATTCGATTCAAGATCAGGTCAGAATTATTTTGCGCATGGAGGAGATTTTGGCGAAAAATACCATGATGGAAATTTCAATACAAAAGGAATTGTAGATTCTAACGGAAAACCAAAAGGATCGATTTTTGAAAACAAATGGGTCTATCAGCCAGCGGTTTCCACTTTAAATGGAAATCAATTGGAAATCAAAAACCGTCAGGCCGTTAAATCTTTAGAAGATTATATTCCAGTTTTAAAAGTTTTGGAAAACGGAAATGTAATCAAAACACAAATATTAAAACCATTTAAGGTAGAAGCAGGACAGTCAACAACTTTAGATATCAGTTCTTATCTGCCAAAAATGAAAGCCGATGCGGAGTATATTTTAAATATAGAATTCCAGCTTTCAAAAGAGGAACTTTGGGCTTCAAAAGGCTACGCTGTCGCGGAAGATCAATTTGTGTTGCAAAAGAAAGAAGCGGTTTCGCCTGAAACTAAAAAGGAAGCTTTAAACGTTTCAGAATCTGATTCTGATTTTAAAATCAAAGGAAAAAATTTCGACATTAACATCAATAAAGGAAACGGAGCTTTGAGTTCGTATATTTTTAATGGCGAAGAACAGGTTTTTGCCCCATTGCTGCCTAATTTCGTAAGACCGCTTACAGATAACGATAAAAGAGGTTGGAAATCACAAAAGCTGTTAAAACAATGGTACAAAGCAAAACCAAAATTGGTAAATATTACAATCGACAAATCGGCTTCTGAAATTAAAATTACAAGCGATTACGAAATTATAAAAGACAGCGCAAGCGTAAATGTGGTCTACAATATTTTACCAAATGGATTGATAAAAGTTGATTACAGTTTAAAAGCATCGAACAAACTGCCAAACATTCCAAAAATCGGAATGCAGATGGGAGTGCAAAGAAAATTCGATCAGATTTCGTGGTACGGAAAAGGAGAATTGGAAAATTACAGCGACAGAAGTTTTGGCTCGTTTGTTGGAAAATATTCACTGCCAATAAATGATTTTATTGAACATTACCCAAAACCACAGGAAAACGGAAACAGATGCGATGTAAGATGGATGGCGCTGACAACTCCGCAGAAAAACAACGGATTTTTAGTGGTAAACGACACCAAAGTTTTAAGCATGAGCGCGTGGCCTTATACGCAGGAAAATCTTAGTTCCGCTGGTCATACCTACGATTTGAAAGATCCAGGATTTTTAACGCTAAATATCGATTTAATGCAGATGGGAGTGGGAGGAAATGACAGCTGGACAATTGTAGCACAGCCAATAGAACAATATCAAATTAAATCTGGAGATTATCAATATAGTTTTTATTTGACGCCTTTCAGCGGTTCAAAAAATGAATTAGAAAATAGTTTGAAGAAGTTTAAGTATTAA
- a CDS encoding glycosylase, whose product MKIKYLLIATIALAITSCATKYKKREITETVMQEIYEEIKTPYKYGLVMVPTDNSYKMDCPSVFRKDGKWYMTYLIYDGRGYETWLAESDDLLDWKYLGKVMSFSENEKHWDVNQKAGYISLQDPTWGGSYEWEKYDDKYWMSYFGGDSKGYEAGVLSIGMAYTKEAPTKPHEFQRLENPVLTPKDKDAKWWDNSTMYKNSVIRDKDKLTGHNFIMYYNARGDSINPAKGAERIAMAVSDDMKVWKRYGDKPLINHHKGISGDAYIQRINDTWVMFYFGAFWTGWNQGAFNRFAVSNDLVNWTDWKGDDLVKSSEPYDDLFAHKSFVVKHDGVVYHFYCAVNKAEQRGIAIATSKDLGKSKLNFVAPPEKKKKN is encoded by the coding sequence ATGAAAATTAAATATCTACTTATTGCCACAATAGCACTTGCTATAACCAGCTGTGCAACCAAGTACAAGAAAAGAGAAATTACAGAAACCGTAATGCAGGAGATTTACGAAGAAATCAAAACGCCTTATAAATACGGTTTGGTGATGGTTCCAACAGACAACTCCTATAAAATGGATTGCCCGAGTGTATTCAGAAAAGACGGAAAATGGTATATGACTTATTTAATTTACGATGGAAGAGGTTACGAAACATGGTTAGCAGAAAGTGACGACCTTTTAGATTGGAAATATTTAGGAAAAGTAATGTCGTTCTCAGAAAACGAAAAACATTGGGATGTCAACCAAAAGGCAGGATATATTTCACTGCAAGATCCAACGTGGGGTGGAAGTTATGAATGGGAAAAATACGATGATAAATATTGGATGAGTTATTTTGGCGGAGACAGCAAAGGTTATGAAGCTGGCGTTTTATCAATTGGAATGGCGTATACGAAAGAAGCGCCGACAAAACCACACGAATTTCAAAGATTAGAAAATCCGGTTTTAACGCCAAAAGACAAAGACGCAAAATGGTGGGATAATAGCACGATGTATAAAAACAGCGTGATTCGTGATAAAGATAAACTGACAGGGCATAATTTTATAATGTATTACAATGCCCGTGGCGACAGTATAAATCCTGCTAAAGGCGCTGAACGTATTGCCATGGCTGTATCAGACGATATGAAAGTATGGAAACGTTATGGCGATAAACCATTAATCAATCATCATAAAGGAATTTCAGGAGATGCTTATATTCAGCGAATTAATGATACCTGGGTGATGTTCTATTTTGGAGCTTTTTGGACGGGTTGGAATCAAGGTGCATTTAACCGTTTTGCAGTTTCAAATGATCTAGTAAACTGGACCGACTGGAAAGGTGACGATTTGGTTAAATCTTCTGAACCTTACGATGATTTGTTTGCGCATAAATCATTTGTGGTAAAACATGATGGTGTTGTTTATCATTTCTATTGTGCCGTTAACAAAGCAGAACAAAGAGGAATTGCAATCGCAACGTCTAAAGATTTAGGAAAAAGCAAATTGAATTTTGTGGCTCCTCCGGAGAAAAAGAAGAAGAATTAA
- a CDS encoding alpha-rhamnosidase has translation MLNRFSIFKTLLLFVALFCCSLSSAQEKSKEATWIWYPGDFEVWLSNKMQVRRTEREAVFPPLWQYYSPYALVTFQTEVNIPEPDEAKIFSEGPFQLLLDGVQIYGQPKSIKIPAGKHKISFKVYNQEVLPAIYINGKYVKSDASWKVTNEDKLWIDETGKAQQSGTPWVPVGSWNFNSPENKPSEFKLTTKPLSAKKTEKIGAGQLVDFGKETFGYIKIHGLKGKGKVALYYGESREEALDSAKCETLDHLSFDGKQLETYTHDGSKAFRYVQVQADAGIKYDSISMLYEYLPLDYRGAFKSSDEQLNKIWDVSAYTMHLTSREFFIDGIKRDRWVWSGDAYQSYLMNYYLFFDSASVERTLLALRGKDPVTAHVNIIMDYSLYWFVGVYDYYLHTGDTKFIKTFYPRMKSLMDFCLERRNKNGFLEPLEGDWVFIDWADGLPKTGEVSFEQMLLARSLEAMAVSAEIAGKSEDQKEYQKLGDNLKTKLFDVFWDKKENVMKHQRIDGKIQNIVTRYANMFGIFFNYFNEEQKQSVKNNVLLNKDVLQITTPYMRFYELEALCAMGEQDYVLKEMKDYWGGMLNEGATSFWEEYNPNKKGTEHLTMYGRPYGKSLCHAWGASPIYLLGKYYLGVKPTAPGYAEYEIKPNLGGLKWMEGKVPTPNGEVAIYCSTKEIKVKAGEGEGKLIFESASKPKTNSGTIKELSKNKYQLIVKPNVEYKVSYRAI, from the coding sequence ATGCTAAACCGCTTTTCCATTTTTAAGACTTTACTTCTTTTTGTTGCCCTTTTTTGTTGTTCGCTATCATCAGCACAAGAAAAATCAAAAGAAGCGACATGGATCTGGTATCCAGGCGATTTCGAAGTTTGGTTAAGCAATAAAATGCAGGTAAGACGTACAGAACGCGAAGCCGTATTTCCACCGCTTTGGCAATATTACAGCCCTTATGCCTTGGTAACTTTTCAAACAGAAGTAAATATTCCGGAACCAGACGAGGCAAAAATCTTTTCGGAAGGACCTTTTCAACTACTTTTAGATGGTGTTCAAATCTACGGACAGCCAAAATCAATAAAAATTCCTGCTGGAAAACACAAAATTTCTTTTAAAGTTTACAATCAGGAAGTGTTGCCGGCTATTTATATTAATGGTAAATATGTTAAATCCGACGCTTCTTGGAAAGTAACCAATGAAGATAAACTCTGGATCGATGAAACTGGAAAAGCACAGCAATCTGGTACACCTTGGGTGCCTGTTGGCTCTTGGAATTTTAATTCGCCAGAAAACAAACCTTCTGAGTTTAAACTGACGACTAAACCTTTAAGTGCAAAGAAAACAGAAAAAATAGGAGCTGGACAGTTGGTCGATTTTGGTAAAGAAACTTTTGGTTATATTAAAATTCATGGCTTGAAAGGAAAAGGTAAAGTAGCGCTTTATTACGGAGAATCTCGCGAAGAAGCGCTGGATTCTGCCAAATGTGAAACCTTAGATCATTTATCTTTTGATGGAAAACAGCTTGAAACCTATACACACGACGGATCGAAAGCATTTCGCTATGTTCAGGTTCAAGCAGATGCAGGTATAAAATACGATTCGATTTCGATGCTTTATGAATATTTGCCATTAGACTATCGTGGTGCATTCAAATCATCGGATGAACAACTGAATAAAATTTGGGACGTGTCGGCTTATACGATGCATTTAACCTCTCGTGAATTTTTTATAGACGGAATTAAACGTGACCGCTGGGTTTGGTCTGGCGATGCCTATCAAAGTTATTTAATGAATTATTATTTATTCTTTGATTCGGCTTCTGTAGAACGAACGCTGTTAGCACTTCGAGGAAAAGATCCTGTAACGGCTCACGTGAATATCATCATGGATTATTCGCTGTATTGGTTTGTGGGTGTTTACGATTACTACTTACATACAGGCGATACGAAATTTATCAAAACTTTTTATCCAAGAATGAAATCGCTTATGGATTTCTGTTTAGAAAGAAGAAACAAAAACGGATTCCTTGAACCATTAGAAGGAGATTGGGTTTTTATTGATTGGGCAGACGGATTGCCAAAAACGGGCGAGGTTAGTTTTGAGCAAATGCTTTTAGCCAGAAGTCTTGAAGCCATGGCGGTGAGTGCTGAAATTGCTGGTAAAAGTGAAGACCAAAAAGAATATCAAAAATTAGGAGATAATTTGAAAACCAAATTATTTGATGTGTTTTGGGATAAAAAAGAAAACGTAATGAAGCACCAGCGTATCGATGGTAAAATCCAAAATATTGTAACCAGATATGCTAATATGTTCGGTATTTTCTTCAATTATTTTAATGAAGAACAAAAACAGAGTGTAAAAAATAATGTGCTGCTTAATAAAGATGTTCTTCAAATCACAACTCCATACATGCGTTTTTACGAGTTGGAAGCATTGTGCGCAATGGGCGAACAGGATTACGTTTTAAAAGAAATGAAAGACTATTGGGGTGGAATGCTGAATGAGGGCGCTACTTCATTTTGGGAAGAATACAATCCAAACAAAAAAGGAACGGAACATTTAACGATGTATGGTCGTCCTTACGGAAAAAGCCTTTGCCACGCTTGGGGAGCAAGTCCGATTTACTTATTAGGGAAATATTATCTGGGTGTAAAACCAACAGCTCCGGGATATGCCGAATATGAAATCAAACCAAATCTTGGCGGTTTAAAATGGATGGAAGGAAAAGTGCCAACACCAAACGGCGAAGTTGCCATCTATTGCAGTACCAAAGAAATTAAAGTTAAAGCAGGCGAAGGAGAAGGAAAATTGATTTTTGAAAGTGCCAGCAAACCAAAAACAAATTCAGGAACGATTAAGGAACTATCGAAGAATAAATATCAGTTGATTGTAAAACCGAATGTGGAGTATAAAGTGAGTTATAGGGCAATTTGA
- a CDS encoding helix-turn-helix transcriptional regulator: protein MAQEHGYRIDPSIPVIGYTEMVTNEMCISHSHPRGQLIYATRGVMNVVVGNHIWVVNPLQGLWLPGGVEHQVTFQKDVNYYSVFIDPSAMEGLPTNSFSFDIPMFLKQLVFKIISFGIEGNLTPPQKRIISVFLDELALIEPSATFLPTTNHERLQKVVELLMDDIASKNTIEHYAELSFMSTRTLSRLFIKELGMNFSDWRTRLKLLEAIKRLGEKQSIKEIAFNLGYETTSAFIYMFKKHLGKTPSNYILEDENESDMMIA from the coding sequence ATGGCGCAAGAGCATGGATACAGAATTGATCCATCGATTCCTGTTATTGGCTATACCGAAATGGTAACCAACGAAATGTGTATTTCGCACTCGCACCCAAGAGGTCAGTTGATCTATGCAACTCGAGGAGTAATGAACGTTGTAGTGGGCAATCATATTTGGGTTGTGAATCCGTTGCAGGGCTTGTGGCTTCCGGGCGGAGTAGAGCATCAGGTTACTTTTCAGAAAGACGTTAATTATTACAGCGTTTTTATCGATCCGTCAGCAATGGAAGGATTGCCAACAAATAGTTTTTCCTTTGATATTCCGATGTTTTTAAAGCAGTTGGTTTTTAAAATCATTTCTTTTGGAATAGAAGGAAATCTCACTCCGCCACAAAAAAGAATCATTTCTGTTTTCTTAGACGAATTGGCTTTAATTGAGCCAAGTGCAACCTTTCTGCCAACAACGAATCACGAAAGACTTCAAAAAGTAGTAGAACTTTTAATGGACGATATAGCAAGTAAAAATACGATAGAGCATTACGCCGAACTTTCTTTTATGAGCACCAGAACTTTATCCCGCTTATTTATTAAAGAATTGGGAATGAATTTTAGCGATTGGCGCACGCGTTTAAAATTGCTGGAAGCCATAAAACGTTTGGGCGAAAAACAATCCATAAAAGAAATTGCCTTCAATTTGGGTTACGAAACTACCAGCGCTTTTATCTATATGTTTAAGAAGCATTTGGGTAAAACGCCTTCTAATTATATTTTAGAAGATGAAAATGAATCTGATATGATGATTGCTTAG